GTCACCACTTGGATGCAGACCTAGAACCTGAAAATGTCTCCCCTTTTGGGGGAAAGAATGACTTGAATGGATACGTGTTGGTCAATCTAAAGGTTGGGTACGTGTCAAGTTACAGatatgggaaggtattaggcacccagtCTACGCAGCTAAAGCCGATCTTCCAAGACCATATGTATTCCTAAAGGGGCATATATGCAAAATTGGATTGTGTGCAATagtgagattttcaaaaaaggatTCATTCCATGGGTTTATTTAAGTTAAAGGGAATCCAATGTGATTGAAAAAGATTCTATTCCGAGGGCCCATATTGCCCAATGGAATCTGGAGGGAATCCAAGAAAACCAAAGGTAGGGGACACTTCTTTATGTAAAAAAGAGTCCAAACGACCGACTGGTGTCGATCGGACTTCGGTAGGAGAAGATTCCAATTCGAGCACCCAAATGGCTAACAAAATCTGGAGGGAATCTTAGAATCAAAATGAGGGAAATCATTTAATTGGGTCaaaaggagttttttttttttgaaagaattatGTAAAAACAAGCAACAtaacaatgttttttttttggagaaaatagGGCGTTTCTAGAAATGACTAGAGTGACCAAAACAAAGAGAAGGGATAAAGCTTGTAAATATCCAACTCACACACTATACGGTATTTAACGATGAACCTTACTAGATCGGATCGTTACTTTTAAATTCTTAGTACATATATAACCAATTCGACCTATGAACCAGTAAGTACCAAGTCTATGAAGGGAAAAACAAAAGTTGGGGAGGGAAATGCAGAGCATATGTTAAATAGTTGTCGACTTATCACACGTGGTGTCAGCCACGATTGCAACAAAATGCAAGGCATGAAGTCGGGTAGGGAGATGCAGAACGTGTGCTAAATAGTCACCGCTTTTCTATCATCGGACATGCCTCGATTATGGCCGAAACTGGATTACATACATAAGCATGCCAAGATTATGGTGAATGCAAAGTATgcaacaaaatataaaaagggaaaagaaaagaatataaaataaataaaaaaagtaccTCCTTTTTTGCTTGATGATACCTCAAAAAGGCAAACCAACTCATATGTGCGGCCAACTTAATACTTATGTACTGTATTGACAAACACCAACATTGTTTTGGGGTCACCTGGAATCTCAGATACTCAATTTTCTAGGGAGGGGTGTGGAGATCTAAGGAAGAACCTCATTGATGTTCTTCTTCCCTGATCTCTGGGGCTCTTAGctttcagtatttttttgacCGGATATTGAGGGGATTTCGGCAGAGCTTCGGTAGGGATAGGCTACTGTAGGAGAAAAAACCACACTTTCATTGATTGAAAGGGGTTTTcctctcccttttctctctttcctcctctctttctctttcttcttctctctacttGGAGTTCTTCAACATAGACCACGAACTTTAGGCCTTTAAATGAGGGGGTGGATTATAAAAAGCTACTCCAAGACATTAAGGTACTGTAGGGGCACCTCTTGTGATACCTAAGTGGCTTAGCAACGTGGTAGCCCCTGGATGGTGCCACGTGGTAGTCTTCGAGTGCTTCAAGGTTCATTGTGCACATTAATTTTCTAAAAGATATAACTTTCATTCTGTACGCTCGATTTTCATGATCTAGATGTCGTTAGCAAGTTATTAAGATTAGCAAAATAATGGTGTAGAAATTAGGCCCAAAGTTGAAGTCTAGCATAAAGAAAGATTTGGTAAAAGGGTAGATAAATCAAAACACTTTTGTTCCAATTTTTAAGACATtgtttaaaatgataaaaaaaaaattggaatataAAATTTGGGGTCTGTTTGAGAAGATTGGGCATTTAATTAAGTCCTTgagcatttaggtcatttcacCCAACAAACCTTGCTTTTTTTGAAAACTGATGTCACTTTCGCACCAAACTGTGGATTTAAGCTAAATATGTTGAAACATACCTATCCTAGGAGTTTTGGTCAATTCTAAAAGGTTTGGGTTAAAAAGGCCTcaagggcattttagtaattttattatCAAAACCCTTTCTCTCAAAACTATTAATGACTTAAGATTTCTGATGATTCCAGAGGACTTATTCCATCAATGTTGCCAAGCTTCTCGGATGAAAAAATTTAGGGTCTATAACACACAACAAGGTCCCTTGCCCACCTATCAAGTTTTAAGCTCAATTGGAATGGCCGAGTAGCAAAATAAAACTTCAAAAATCCAAGTGTACGAGAAGATTACAGGATGCTACATGCCAATACATGGGTGATCAAATATATGTGGCTAAATGGACATACATGAGAGGgtattgattgaatttgagtttggaATTTGACACATGGATATGCAGATGTTaatgtagacactgaattttgtcatctCCACGGCGATGATGATAACAGAACACAGATAAACATCTTTATCTCTCTCGATGACTCTTACCTCTGCACCCAAGTTATATTACCCTTTAAATCCCCAAAATGACTtaaaagacccttttaccaaatgctgaaggaggtactccTCACTTTCCCCGATCACGGCACCTTCATAGTGTAAGCATTACCCCAGCATATTAATAATTAGAACCGGTTCAGGTATAGGTAtgatattccccccccccttataaaaatttgtcctcgaaatttaatATACCTGATATGTTGAACAAGTGATGGTACTTTTCACGCATGgcctcttcacgttcccatgacgCTTCTTCTGGTGAATGGTTACTCCATCGCACCTTTATGAAGGAAACTGTGTGATTGTGGAGATTATGATCCTTCCGATcaaggatttcttcaagaaccTCTTCATTCAAGTCTATGGATAGTTGTTGTGGCTCCTGAGTCAATATATGTGTTGGGTCGGAGATGTACTTCCTCAAGATAAATACATAGAAGACATCATGTACACTTGCCAAAGATGGAGGCAGTGCTAATTTGTATGTTATATGCCCAACTTTAGCCAGAATTTCAAATGGACTAATTTATCTAGGACTCGATTTTCCCTTCTTACTGAatcgcatcacccctttggtcgGTGACACTTGAAGGAATACTTTATCATCAATCTGAAAACTACAAGTCCTTCCTCTGCGGAGCCCATTTTTGCCTGTAAATAGCCCCCTTCCCCCTTCATTTGCACATTCCAAGTCTTCGGGAGAGTGGGAACCCCCAGAGCTCTAGTTTTTCGATTTTTCCTAATTTCCTTGTTTCGGGGCCCTTCCTCGACCCATTTTTGAGTTTTCAAGCCTTATTCCCTTTTCTGAAGTCTGGGTTATCCGAATCGGACTTCTTTGACCCTTTTTGGCCCGACTCTCAGAAATCTTCCATGGTGTAGCCATTCTGTCCGGGATTCAGTTATCCAGTTCCCAAAACCTCGCAACGTTGTTATTCTGTCCAAGATCTTAAGATTCAACACTTGCAAGACGTTACTCTGTCCGATCAAAGACAAAGCCAATCATTTGCCTCCACCTAAGCTGGGGGACGTCGTCCATCTTGCATTTGTCATAATTGTATTGGTTTAGCGTACAAGTATACATTTTTATCGTTAATCTTTAACTTTTGCACAATATAGATTCTCAAGCATTCctgtttagtgtacatagtagaTAGCATAgcatagtttaatttatttaaaagtttgtgcatcattatttagccaagCATGTGAGTATAAGACATCATAAAagggagaatattaaaaaataagcatctagtagaaagattgGTTTATCTGAGCGAGGTGGGTGACTAACACCTTCTCagtctcgtaacctgaccacttatctcgaatctctgaccagaccaaacggaATCTCGTAgtccttcacagggctacaccaatcaggtcctaggccctaatcctaggtggcgactccattttgTATAATTGCATGATCTCCATCTCCTGATTACCGACAtcgagaagacgcattccttctctctccaataGAGAAGCAACCATACCCCCCTCCGTGTGTTGCGCGCGCCGGGATAGATCCTCACAGAGACTGCCTGGAAGACaaacacaaaaagaagaaaaaaatcataGGAGGAACCCTAACTCAGACAGAGAAGTAGGGAtatgtgggaaaaaaaaaaccataaatcGATCACAGAGGGacatcgagagagagagagagaggaagccATACCTTGGTTATGCTAGCTTGAGGGAGGAAGACAAGCAGTTACAAAGAGTGGAGGTTTCGATTTTCACAATACGCTATGCTAGCAGGTCTCGAGCAGGAGGATGAACAAGCTATGGAGGTTTCGATTCTTGCTAGTTTGGGCATCCCCTGATAAAAGTGATTCTAAATGGAATGATGGTATTTATATGGGGTAGAATCAGGTGGTTCATTTTGGAATTCACATATTTAAGTGAATTCTGGAAAGATTCACCTTTCAGTAGAAAATGTGGATTCTATGGGCTTCttactaggggtgcaagtttggcccttgtcggcccaaacccgccctaagcccgaacaggGAGTGGGTTGAGGtatcttggccctgagggcgggtcagggctcaAAATTTCTACCCTTAagtcagggttgggttaggccaaggttgagacctcgggctgagcctggcccgacctggcccaaccctgttttaagttatactataaaatatatattgatataacatatatattataaactttaaatgttaCCCACgttttcttatataatatattatatatgaagataataagagatatagtatattttattatagtgttattttacataaaattgataataTTCTCCCCAACCCagtccagcccatgcatctcccttccccctccccatgatcagggccaatcagggtcagcccggcccgaccctgagggcgggtcagggttggatttttcaagccctgagtcagggtcgggtcggacGTGGACCTAGCTAAGGGGAcacaaggttgggctagggttttataatgCTCAGCCAAACCCGATCCTTTTGCCGCCctatttcttaccaaaaaaccaaaaaaaagggttCTATGTGTTCACTTTAGTCTGCCGAGGATCAACtaaaattgcagccacacagttgagaaaaaaattcagattcaCGCTTCCACAAAGATACTTTCGGTGGAATTACGGCCAAACGCATCCAATAAGTGAACCATTGGGCTCGCTCACTTCACTTATGTGATCAGCTATATTACAATGAATTCTGAGGAAGAAGATTAAATCGGTTACAAAATATCACAAGTTCGATGTCCTGTCTCTCTTGTTGTCTAGGAATATAAACTTATCTTTGTTGTAAGATTTGATTCAGTAAATGGCAGTTTTGACGACTTAAAACAAGAATTTCTATCACACAATTCACTGTTtactgcttctctctctctgtctctggaATTTAGAATTCAGAGAAGATAGCTACGAAGATGATATGCATCTCCGTCTGTTTTTCTACCGGAAATTCTCTAGTTTGAGGCAATTAGATCCGTTAACCTCGATCGGTGCCAACATAAGGTCTTTTGTTCAACATGGGCACTATTCAGAAGCCCTGCAGTTGTACTCCAATGGTAGAGCGTCATTGCTTTCTCTTCAGAAACCTGATAAATTcacctttccttctctcctcaAGGCCTGTGCTGCCCTTTCGGACTGCCGCAATGGAAGTAAGATCCATGCCACCATCATTTGTATGGGTTTACAGTTCGATACCTACATCGCTAGCTCGCTCATCAAAATGTATGTTAAATGTGGGTCCCTTGGTAATGCAGTCAAAGTGTTTGTTTCAATCTCTGAATGTGAGGATTCTGTAAACGATGTCACTCTTTGGAATTCTATCATTAGTGGGTATTTTGAGTATGGATTTATCCATGATGCTTTTCTTCAGTTTCGCCTAATGCAATCATTGGGTGTCAGGCCCGATGCGTACTCCCTGAGCATCGTCCTTCAAATCTGCAGTAAATCCTGTAATCTTATGGGTGGGAGGCAGATTCATTCCTATGTTGTTAGACAATTGCTTGATGGGGACCCTTACTTGGAGACTGCATTGATTGACATGTATGCAAAATGCTGTCGACCGATGGACTCATTGCGAGTTTTTGATAGAATGGAGGATAAGAGCAATGATGTACCGTGGAATGCAATGATTTGTGGGTTTTGTGAGAATGGACTGTGGGAGAAGAGCTTGAAATTTTTTGTACTGATGAACAGTGAGAATTGCAAGCTTGGATCAGCAACATTCTCTAGTGTCCTGACAGCATGTTCTCATGGAGAAGATATGGGTTTTGGTAGGGCAGTTCACTGCAATGTGATTAAGATAGGTCTTGAATGGGATCCCTATGTTTATTCCTCTCTCCTCAGCATGTATGCCAGGAGTAGGACAATAGAAGATGCACAGAAAGTTTTTGACCAGAAAACCGATAAAGAAACTGAATTGTGGAATGCGATGATCTCAGGTTATATCTTCAACAATGCTGTTGAACAGGCTTTGGATGTTTACATAAGGATGAGATGTTGTGGGCTAGCACCAGATTCCTTCACAATCTCTAATGTGTTGGCAGCTTGTAGTTTGCTTGATTCACATGATTTTGGAAGGAGTGTCCATGGGGAATTAATCAAAAGACCTGTCCAGGGTACTGTGGCTGTGCAGAGTGCACTGTTGACACTGTATGTAAAATGTGGAAACACTGAGGATGCTAACTCTGTTTTTAAGGCAATGGAGCAAAAAGATGTTGTTTCTTGGGGCTCCATGATATCTGGATTATGCCAAAATTGGAATTTCAAGGAAGCTCTGAACTTGTTCAAGGCAATGGAGGCTGGAGGTCAAAGACCAGATCCCATGCTAATGGGAAGTGTAATTACTGCTTGTGTGGGACTCCAGAATTTAGAATTGGGTTGTGGTTTCCATGGAATTGTCCTCAAAAGTGGAATGGGTTTGGATGCTTTTGTTGGTTGTAATCTGATAGAAATGTATGCTAAATCTGGTTTGCCAGAGATGGCTGGGAATGTATTTTCTGAAATGCCACATAAGAATTTGGTGTGTTGGAACTCAATAATCTCCTGCTACATCTGGAATGGTCTTCCAGAGCAGTCAATTAATCTTTTTCCGCAATTAGTTCAGCATGGTTTGAACCCAGACTCTGTTTCCATTACGAATATCCTTGTTGCTATCTCGTCAGTTGCGGCACTACTTAAAGGAAAATCTGTACATGCATACCAGATAAGACATGAGATACAGACAGATCTTCAAGCAGGAAATGCTCTAATAGATATGTATGTCAAGTGTGGATGCTTAAAATATTCACAGAAGATGTTTGAAAAAATGCCTGAGAGAAATTTAGTGACATGGAATTCGATGATTGCTGGTTATGGATCTCATGGAGAGTGCATGAATGCAGTTGCATTATTTGATGAGATGCAAGGATCGGGAGTAATACCAGACGATATCACATTCCTTGCCCTGATTTCATCCTGCAGCCATTCGGGGTTTATTGAAAAAGGTCTCAATATATTCCAATCAATGACAAGAGACTATAGTATTGAACCTAGAATGGAACATTATGTGAATATGATTGATCTATTGGGTCGTGCTGGACATTTGACTGAAGCTTACAGTTTCATCCAAAGCATGCCTATTGTACCAGACAAgagtgtttggctgtgtttgttacaTGCCTGTCGAGTTCATCGTAACATTGAGCTTGCAGAATTAGCTGCTCATAACCTACTAAATATGGATCCCGATAGAGGCAGCAATTATATTCAGTTGTTAAATTTGTATGGTGAAGCATCATTGTGGGACAAGGCAGCAAATTTAAGGGTGTCGATGAAAGATaaaggattgaagaagcatCCAGGGTATAGCTGGATTGAGGTGAGAAATAAAGTTGATGTTTTCTACTCAGGGGATTCATCTTCCCCAAGGGCAATTGAGATTTATGATACATTAAGGAGTCTCAGAACAAACATGAGAAGGGAAAGTGGAAATGATGAAATCCTTGCTTGAGTTACGAGCCTAAGAAAACATGGGGAacagaagattgaagaagaatcgATGGTGCTCCTAATTAATATCTTCAGATTAAGCAAACAGAACAAGAATAATGGTCGTTATTCACAAGAATGGACTTGGTCTATATGATTTTGAATCTCTGAGAAGGCATTTATTGCCTTCAAATGAGGTAGCCATACATGAGAGTGAGACCTATTAAATGGTGCCATACATCAAGCTATATCAGGCATTCAGAAGTGAACCCACTCTGGTCATCTCCTGGATAAGAAATGAAATGATAATACCTTGATGGATCGATGGTCAACGTGCTTATTCCCTAGTTGCCTTGTACCTGAGGTATCAAGTTGCTTACTTTGGATTAAAAAGTGTGTAATTTCGATTAAAAGCTTATAGAGAAACTGTAAGTTTTCAAATCATATTGTATCATGACCACAGTTGGTTAAAATGGGAATGGTAAAAAGAAAACTTTGTTTGACACAGTACGTTTAAACGGTTTAAAAATCAAACGGGATG
The nucleotide sequence above comes from Telopea speciosissima isolate NSW1024214 ecotype Mountain lineage chromosome 3, Tspe_v1, whole genome shotgun sequence. Encoded proteins:
- the LOC122656130 gene encoding pentatricopeptide repeat-containing protein At2g40720, coding for MHLRLFFYRKFSSLRQLDPLTSIGANIRSFVQHGHYSEALQLYSNGRASLLSLQKPDKFTFPSLLKACAALSDCRNGSKIHATIICMGLQFDTYIASSLIKMYVKCGSLGNAVKVFVSISECEDSVNDVTLWNSIISGYFEYGFIHDAFLQFRLMQSLGVRPDAYSLSIVLQICSKSCNLMGGRQIHSYVVRQLLDGDPYLETALIDMYAKCCRPMDSLRVFDRMEDKSNDVPWNAMICGFCENGLWEKSLKFFVLMNSENCKLGSATFSSVLTACSHGEDMGFGRAVHCNVIKIGLEWDPYVYSSLLSMYARSRTIEDAQKVFDQKTDKETELWNAMISGYIFNNAVEQALDVYIRMRCCGLAPDSFTISNVLAACSLLDSHDFGRSVHGELIKRPVQGTVAVQSALLTLYVKCGNTEDANSVFKAMEQKDVVSWGSMISGLCQNWNFKEALNLFKAMEAGGQRPDPMLMGSVITACVGLQNLELGCGFHGIVLKSGMGLDAFVGCNLIEMYAKSGLPEMAGNVFSEMPHKNLVCWNSIISCYIWNGLPEQSINLFPQLVQHGLNPDSVSITNILVAISSVAALLKGKSVHAYQIRHEIQTDLQAGNALIDMYVKCGCLKYSQKMFEKMPERNLVTWNSMIAGYGSHGECMNAVALFDEMQGSGVIPDDITFLALISSCSHSGFIEKGLNIFQSMTRDYSIEPRMEHYVNMIDLLGRAGHLTEAYSFIQSMPIVPDKSVWLCLLHACRVHRNIELAELAAHNLLNMDPDRGSNYIQLLNLYGEASLWDKAANLRVSMKDKGLKKHPGYSWIEVRNKVDVFYSGDSSSPRAIEIYDTLRSLRTNMRRESGNDEILA